In Ignavibacteriales bacterium, the sequence AAGAAATTACGTATTGCGCTTGATGCCATGGGAGGAGACTATGCACCCGGGCGTGAAGTTGCTGCTGCAGTAGAGGCACTCAGAGTATCTCGCGAACAGTTTGAAATTGTTCTCGTGGGAGATGAACAAGCTATTCGCCAACAGCTTGCATTGCACAAAGCAGAACATCTTCCGTGTACAGTAGTACACGCTTCGCAAGTCATCACGATGGCAGATTCCCCAACCGCTGCTCTCAAACAAAAGAAAGATTCTTCACTCGCTGTTGGAATGCGTCTTCATAAAGAAGGAAATGTTGATGCGTGTGTCAGTGCTGGAAATACTGGTGCTGTACTTTCGGCTGCAACACTCATTTTAGGACGCATTAAAAATGTCAGCCGTCCAACGATTGGTACGTTTATTCCAGCAGAGCATGGTACTTGTTTGCTCTTGGATGCAGGCGCCAACGTCGATTGCCGCGCGCAACATTTATATGAATTTGCATTAATGGGAAGTATTTATGTTCAACTTTTAAGGAAGAAGGAGCGTCCTTCAATAGCCCTGCTCAATGTAGGCGAAGAAAAATCAAAAGGGACGGAAGCAGCGCAGGAAGCGCATAAACTTCTTTCGGCAAGCAGTTACAATTTTATCGGAAACGTAGAAGGCGGTGATATTCTCAAATCAAAAGCCGATGTAATTGTGTGCGATGGTTTTGTGGGGAATATTGTTCTGAAATTTGCGGAAAGTGTACCTTCGTTTCTCAAAAGCCGATTAAAAAAATTCTCCACTCGCAGTGTACTCAACAAACTCTCTGTAGGCATGGCGTTGTGGCCGCTGAAAGCGTCTCTTCAAGATATGGATCCAAATGAAGAAGGCGGCGTACCGGTGTTGGGAGTGAATGGGGTGGCTATTATTGGTCATGGGAGTTCAACGGTAAAGGGTATTAAAAATATGATTCTCCGTGCTGTAGAAGTTGCACAGAGCCAGGTAAATCGACAAATCGAAGCAGCGTTAACAGAGAAAAGGTTTTCATAAGGCAGCGATGGAATTACGACGAGCGACAATTACTGCAGTAGGTCACTATGTTCCGGAAAAGATTCTCACGAATGCTGATCTTGAAAAAATGGTTGACACAAACGATGAATGGATTCGCACACGAACAGGTATCCGTGAACGGCACATTCTTGAACACGGGGCAACCTCAGATTTAGCTGTGAAAGCGGTTCAGCAAGTGCTGGCTCGTCGCGGTATCACTGCCGAAGAAATTGATTTGATAATCGTTGCGACCATAACACCGGATATGATGCTGCCTGCAACAGCTTATGTGGTGCAAGAAAAAATCGGCGCCCGCAAAGCATGGGGTTTTGATTTGAATGCAGCATGTTCTGGATTTCTGTATGCTCTCAGTGTCGGCGCCCGCTTCATAGAAACGGGTGTGCATTCCAAGGTCATCATTGTCGGCGCAGACAAAATGAGTTCCATCACCGATTACACAGATCGCAACACGTGCATTTTGTTTGGCGATGCTGCCGGAGCTGTGCTGCTTGAACCGACGGATGAGAAAGAGTATGGCATTATCGATCAATGTTTGTATAGTGACGGTTCCGGCGGAGATTTT encodes:
- the plsX gene encoding phosphate acyltransferase PlsX, giving the protein MESPKKLRIALDAMGGDYAPGREVAAAVEALRVSREQFEIVLVGDEQAIRQQLALHKAEHLPCTVVHASQVITMADSPTAALKQKKDSSLAVGMRLHKEGNVDACVSAGNTGAVLSAATLILGRIKNVSRPTIGTFIPAEHGTCLLLDAGANVDCRAQHLYEFALMGSIYVQLLRKKERPSIALLNVGEEKSKGTEAAQEAHKLLSASSYNFIGNVEGGDILKSKADVIVCDGFVGNIVLKFAESVPSFLKSRLKKFSTRSVLNKLSVGMALWPLKASLQDMDPNEEGGVPVLGVNGVAIIGHGSSTVKGIKNMILRAVEVAQSQVNRQIEAALTEKRFS
- a CDS encoding ketoacyl-ACP synthase III, yielding MELRRATITAVGHYVPEKILTNADLEKMVDTNDEWIRTRTGIRERHILEHGATSDLAVKAVQQVLARRGITAEEIDLIIVATITPDMMLPATAYVVQEKIGARKAWGFDLNAACSGFLYALSVGARFIETGVHSKVIIVGADKMSSITDYTDRNTCILFGDAAGAVLLEPTDEKEYGIIDQCLYSDGSGGDFLNLKGGGSLNPPTHETIDKKMHYVFQDGKAVFKSAVVCMADVSEEIMKRNHLISNDIAWLVPHQANLRIVDATAQRMGIDNSKVMINIEKYGNTTAATIPLCLSEWWQAGKLQRGQNIVLAAFGAGYTWGSILVKWSLVNPEKS